The nucleotide window gaataattgtttttatttatgtgatcatggaaatttaattatatacataataggTACTAGCTTCTcagttataatatatatatatatatatatatatatatatatatatatatatatagtgttttattattttataatatgtaaaaattacaaaatcaataATAGTATGCAAAAGAGAATTTGTAGACACAATACTCATTCCGCGCAAGCTTAgcttagttaaaaatatatggCCAGATTATACGTAAAAACCATATGGAAGTGTTATTTTTATAAACGAATATAGTGCTGTTATAAATCATCAAATTGAATAAACCATAagtcatttaatttaaacataCTAACATAGTAGCAtaattacatataaatatattataatagaaaaggaaattgataaaaaatttgattgaCGAGTTGTCACCTTTTCTTATGGAATAGTGGAATAGACAGAAATGGCATAGAGAACACTCTGCTACGCCCCTTTAGTTAAATTGATTGCTATATATTTCAAATGAATCTTagcaaatttttttattttttatttgtattcattCTCTTGTAGTGATCATATGCCATGAAGGTTGGTGTAGGCGTAAGTCATGCGTACTGAACCGAGTAAATGGGAAAATGTTATGTTACTCTTGTAGTTGCAGTATATAATTGTTATCTTCTTATCCAATGTCTGAGATATGTATCATGCAAAATTTATCGGTTGTCCGCATAGTTCATTTGCTGCAATTACCATGTATGTAGTTAGTGGGTAAAGACATTTGAgttatggtaaaaaaaaatcagatggTGTTCCAAAAAATTCAGACATATATAGTTCATTGCTTTGCAGAAGAAGTTATTGAATATGTTATTCAAGAAGTTGgtcatgatatattttttttgctggTAGATGAGTCTGCAGATGTTTCTGATAAAGAGCAAATGACAATGCTTTTTGTCTTTGTTGTTAAACATGAGATATTTAAAGAAGATTTGTTGGTATTGTTCATGTGAAAGAGACATCTTCTTTATCTCTTAAGTGTGATGCTGATTCATTGTTTGCTAAacatggattgagtatgaaaaAGTTCAGAGGACAAGGTTATGATGGAGCCAGTAATGAGAAGGGTAAATTAAATGGATTGAGATATTTAATACTGCAAGCATGCAGTTCTGTATATTATATTCATTGTTTTGCTCATCAGCTCGAGTTAGTTGTCGTTGTAGTTGCTCAAAAGCATTTTCGAGTTGGAGATTTCTTTGACAAGCtctgtgtctttttttttaatgcggTTGGAGCTTCTTGTAAGAGGAAATATATGATTTGGTAAAACTTTCGGAAATAATAGAGGAAAGAATTCAGAAAGGTGAAATTAAAACACTAAAGAGACTAAACCAATAGGTTTCATTTCAAAGACCCGGTAAAACTCGTTGGGATTCTCATTATAAAACATTGTTGCGgttggtgattttttttttctattattaaaGTACTTGAGTATGTCGAAAGCGATGGGAGTGATGGTATCAAAAGACGACAAACTAATGGTCTTCTGAATTACTTCTTACCGTTAATGTTGTTTGTTCTTGGGATCACAAATAACTTATCAAAGGATCTTCAAAGGAAAGACTTGACTATTTTGAATGCTATGCTGCTTGTGAAATCCACCAAGCAACAATTGTGTAAGCTCAAAGAAAATGAATGGGAATCTCTAAtcaacaaagttttttttttttgagaattacAAGACTGAGTTGTTGGTTATTGATGATGAATTTAATTTGaagaattcaaaaaaaaaagcaatataACCAACTTGCATCGTTACAAGGTGGAATGCTATTACACTGTATTGGATATGCAAATTCAAGAGTTTAATGACCTCTTTAATGAGGTGAACACTGAATTACTTAGTTGCATTGCTTCTTTGAGCCCCGGTGATTCATTTCGTGAGTTTGATAACTTGAAAGTTATGAGATTGTCCGAGTTTTATTCTGAAGATTATAGTCATATGGAGCCAATGACTCTTGAACATCAACTTGATCTCTATATTGATAACATCCATGAATGATGAAAGATTTGCTAATTTGAAACATCTTGGAGGTCTTTCATGTATGATGGTGGAGATAAAGAAACATCTTTCACATCCTCAAGTTTATCAGCTTTTAAAGCTAGTTTTGACTTTATTTGTTCCCAATGCAacagttaaaaaatatttttctacgatGAAGATTGTGAAAACTGGTTTGCGAAACCGGATAAATGATGAGTTtttaaatgattgttttttttttgttttgaggaaaaaaattatttgaaaaagtAACAAATGATGTtgttcacgtagaggatgaaccagagattggagagtttcaccaagatccagattcagattcatctggtgatgatgaCTCAGAAACAGAGTAGcatcacctttttttttaatataagaataccgaggaaattccgagggatAATACGATTTAGGGCTTTTCTCGGAATTTTCTCGGAATAGTCCAAGACGTTTCCGACGATTTAGGGCTTTGCTTTTAGGGTTTCAGTTTcctcggaaaagcctcggaatattccgaggaaattctgaggaatcacaagtgttcctcggaatttcctcggaatattccgaggcttttTCGAGGAAGTAGGGTTTTTTAACCGAAAAAacgttttgcggtttgaataacacttatataacccttattaagtgtcttagactgattatgaagtcaaaaattTGTTCATTACCCTATAATAAACACTTTTCCGATTGTATGAACGAAATCCCCataacataagagaaacacttatacactttaatgaacggtaaagggaatacttacaattcgttttgaaattttgttatttcatggtttatgatcatctatacaaagattcctcaatggtatgcattgcatttgtataagaaatgatatagggcaaaaaaaattaatgttttgaaaccccaaacatgtgttcctcggaattgcctcagaatattccgaggaaattccgaggaacaataTAAACCAATAGAAATACATGCACAGGATATTCTTTTTCCTCGAATTAATGAacataccgaggaaattccgacggatatttaagtgtccgtcggaatttcctcgaaatatttttatttaaccgGGCAAACctgccgccaaatatttcgcgaaaattgaaattgaaaataccgaggaaattccgacgaatagTTTCCTACGAACCCTAGGTTTTATAAACAcgaaacacttcttcttccccattctctcttcttcctccggtGATCTCTCTCTTCTTCCGGCGATCTCCCCCTTCTCTTGCGACGATCTCTCCGGCAAATCCTCTCTATTTCTACACAAATCATGTAAGGACCCTATCCAACTCTCTTAGGTTCTATATGttaggtttttaagtagatttgatgattttagaaGTTTTTTGTTAGGGTGATTGGTTAGGATTATGATTTGGTTGTGTAATAGGTTTAGAATTGTGATTTGGTTGGATAATTTGTTGTGTTGAATTGATttagaacttttttataatttttttattatttttgtatatataaaatcgATTTTGGAttttacaaaacgttttttgtatataaatttgatttttggatttataaaagatgatttcataattataaaaatattatatttattaaaactaattttttatttataaaacatttttgatttataaacactattttaggatttataaaatatatttatatttattaaaactattaatagatttttaaaagatttttctatttataaaacttttttggaaatataaaactattttggaaatttttattaatggattttatatttatataacttttttaaaggtatttataaaaaaaaaattttgtatatataaaaaatatttttaaaaatgtttttcaattaatatttattaaaactattttcaaaatatgttttttttaaatttatatatttattataactaattttaaatatttttttcaattaatatttattaaaaatattttaaatatgtttttttttttaatttatatatttattataactaattttaaatattttttcaattaatatttattaaaactatttttaaatatgttttctatttcaattttaattttatattttcgaatttcaattaaaaaaataatttttaattttaaaaaaaaattaattttgggaatattccgaggaagtgtatccctcgggatattccgacgacatcttcctcggaatattccgaggggCATAGGTCCTTAGAATATCCCGACggatacacttcctcggaatattccgacggctAAGGTTTTTCGGAATAATCCGACGGCTGagattcgtcggaatattccgataCCTCTTTTCTCTCGGAATGTTTCCGAGGACCGTTCCATCGGAAAGCTCCGAGGAGATATCGACGTCGAGCAGTCCTAGAAAATGTTTCTTTGGAATGTCCTCGGAATCTTTAATTCTCGGTATTTACTTTCCGACGAGAAATTTCCGACGACCTTTCTCGTCGGTATGCCCTCGGAATACCAttattccgaggacataccgacgataaTTGTCGTCGGAATCCcggtgttttcttgtagtgaaagtTGCTTAGCCTCGTCTCTCCTGAACTTCGGATCAGTATATCAGGATCCGGCGCCACGCTCATCTGCATATTCTCCTCAATATCCACCAACTGTATTGTCTCCATGTCCCTATCTAACTTGGTCACACAAGATTTTTTGACAGCTTGTACGATCTCATCCGTCGAGTTATAAGCAACGCAGACAAGAAGCACTACACCACTTCTCTCAGAAGTGGCCTCCATGACTTCTTCCGCAGCAGCTCTCACTTGGTCACTTAAAAGCGCCAAGTTACCGATAAAATACACATGTATCCCGTATTCATGCACTATACTCTCTTTATCAAGCAGAGACTTGATCTTCTCCAGCATCAAATCCATTAGAGACCGAACCTCCTCAGGCTTTCTTCTAAAGTTATCTATGCTAAATGCGTATACAGTTACATACTTGATGCCCAGCTCGTAGCAGTACTGTAGCATCGACATGAGCGCAGAGAACCCGGCTTTGTGTCAGACCCGTCTTCTAGACCTTGCTTCTTTGCGTACCTCCTGTTTCCATCCATGATAAAGGCGAGATGAGTGGGCAAAGGACCCATGGATATGACCCGGAACAAACATCTTCTTGAAAACCCGTATATCTGCTAGAGGAGTTTATTGATATGTCTTATTTGCCCCATACTTctttgaaagaaaaaagagtTTTATCTGTTCACACaaactgaaataaaaaaaacttcagtTAGAACATAATCAAGCAAGAGTTTTAGCTTTGAACTAGAATACAGAACTAGGATCCTCACTCACTATAGATAAGAAgacgaaaaaataaaataaactgtaTATTTGCATGCTTTCACATTGATAGAAATCAAACGATTCAGAGAATACAAAAGGAGGATTCAATATTACTATCGAAACCGAGAACACTTCAAAACGAAAAGGAAGATTGGATAAAACATGGTGTTTAGATAAGTCGAGTCTACCTGAGAGTGAAGCGAGATCAACGCCTATCTTGCAATGTTGACGGCGCGACCAAAATTCACAGTTGACTCAGGGCCCGTCTGAAAGTTTGGAGGTCCAACACCATTTagtaaagattttaaaattttggggtctaaaaaacttttttttcacaaattggaaactaatttaaatataaaaaattttaaaaattttggagGCTCAAAACGAATGTTTCATTGGGCGTGGTCCAGGACCGGCCCTGAGTTAGACTGTGAAAGAGAGAGATATGGAGAGGGAGGAGGATGAGAGGGGAATATTTACTTTGGGGGAAGCAAAAGGTAAAGAATTGGAACCGGTTAAAAAGGACAACACCAATGAAAACCTGGTTTAGGCGGAGATCGGTAGATTGGTGTCGGTTTAGGCGAGATCCGTAGATTTGGTGTGCCTTTTTGTGCACGTggcatattttaaaaataactagaaATGCTGATGTGTCAATCTACATTTGTCTTAACTGCGTCAAAAGACAAACACTTCCAAGTAAAAGAACAAATCTCACACAGACTCAAACTGgtcaaacaaagaaaaaagaaaaaaacctaaGGTAATCAACTCGCTCCCACCGACTCAGTCCGAGTCACCCGATTCACTAACGATTCTTTACTCTTGTTCACAGAACTCGAGATGAAAGGCGGTCAATCGAAAGCTGAAGCGACGAGCACCGACCAGAGGTATCACTCTCTCCATTTTCTCTGAAATCTGAGATCTGCACAACTTCTCTCACCTCTAATTTGATTTTCAGACTCAAAACCAgaggaaggaagaagaagacggcGACGAAGGACCCAAACAAACCTAAGAGACCTCCAAGCGCTTTCTTCGTCTTCTTGTAAAACCTCACAATCTCACATTTGCCTCACTGCTTTATTTCAATTTTAGAACTGATTAATGTTCTGTCGCAGAGATGATTTTCGACGGGAGTTCAAAGAGGCGAACCCTAACAACAAGTCCGTCGCCGCCGTAAGTGAGGTTCCACAATCTCAGATTTGTAAttcgaaattaataataataataatctgtGTGCAAAACAACATCAGGTTGGGAAGGCTGCTGGAGCCAAGTGGAAGTCTATGAGTGAAGAAGTGAGTCTTGTGCTTCGTCCTTTTAAGATTAAGctcaaaaaagttaaaaactctTTTGGTTGTTTTGAGTACAGGAGAAAGCGCCTTATGCCACCAAGGCAGAGACCAGGAAGAGTGAATATAATCAGAGTATGCAAGAGTACAACATGAAACtggtaataaaaatatatcagcTTTGACTTTctagagggagagagagattgTGTGTATCTTTATGGTCTTACTGTGTTCTTGTTTAGGCTAATGGAACCAGTAGAGGTGAAGATGATGAGTCCAAGTCTGAAGTGGACGAAGCTGGAGGAGCAAGCGATgaggttttttttattttagacaTAAAACTCTTAATGCtttgttatgtttttgttttacatgTATGTGACATTCTGGACTGTCTTGTATTTTGGcaggaggaagaagacgatgatTAAGGAGACTTTCTAGTTATTGCCATTGACTGACTCAGATTTGTGGATGGGATTAGGAATGTGTGACTGAAAAAACTGGTTATGCTTTGTGTTTGTAATATTAAGAACCTCATTTGCTACTTGTTGATGTTTAGGTCAGTTGTATGGTCGGATAGGATCACTTGGATGCTATGTCTCCTTATTACCTTCTGTGTTTGTTAAGGATTTATTTGATGAGTGATATATGGATTTATTTAAATGTATTGTTGATTTCTATCTGTTACTTTTGGGTTGATGTGTTTTTGATTTTGTCAACGTgtgttctctttctctctggtaTATTGTTGTTTGACTCTTATGTGGCTTTTTCCAAGGGAATATTTGATCTAACGTTGAATTGGGACAGAATCTTTTTGCTGGGATGGGTCGTAGATAATGTCTGACTGTTTGTTTGCTGTTGTGcgttttgtctttttgtttgaGTCTATTCATAGGAGGGGAACCATTCATGGTTTTTTGTTCCTGAGTTTCATAACACTGATTAGTATGTTAGATTACAATCCAAAGAGTGGTATTTTCTCGTCTTAAAATGTTATTCCATTACACTATTATGGTTTGGAGCCTGCTTATTGAGATTATATATGTGCAAATTGCAATCTGGTTCATGGTTTGCTTTTTTGGTTTTATCGATTTTATGCAAACTTAAACCAGGTACAACCACTTTGTTTGGTTTGGCTTGCTTTTGTTTAATCCGATTTTGGGTTATTTTAAATCTTCAATTTTGTTATTCGTTTCTTTGCTCGAATATCGTTATGGTACTCCTTAGCCGTGGCCCGTGGAGGTCATCAAACATCCAAACCGTTGACCTAATGATCCCTAGAAAGATAAACATTATGTTTATCCTCGTCTCGTTGATCTTCCCATTGTTAGCTTAGCTTCCTGCTTTTGTTTAAGCCACAAGAAGATTGTAGCGATCATTTGAAGTCGGCCCGGGAATGTAGTTGAACAACATTATAACAAGTTTTGGATCATTATCAGTAATATTTGGTCTAGATTATAACAGGCCCATATTATTGCTATCATACTTTATCATATACTTAGTGTAAACTTTACTATATAGGCCTGTTTAGATATTCTATTTCGGACCAACATATAAAGAGAAACAAATGATTTAAATGTGAAATTACTATTACATTTTTTGTGATAAATGATAATGATTAAAGAAGCCGCTAGGAGTGGACGAATACGATTGCATGTGAGTCTGATGCGACTTTTAGAAACTGCTGAGATCAAAGACAAAGATGATTAAGGTTGGTCCCATAGATATGTGTCAATGTTTATGCTAAAGTTTAGTGCTTTCTTTTATGTTGTAAAAACTTCATTATATAATGGAGTTTTATGTCCGTCTAGTCTATATCAATGTTTTAGGTCCTCATGTTACTTACATTATGCAAACTTTGAGTCTTTAAATCTCTAATTAGTATTTTTGATCATGATTATAGCCAATAAAATaactatgaaaaataaaataactatataGCAATGATCCTACACCGTTTAGTTTCCGACATATTTAACGTAGtgagtaaaaaatatttgaagtatATAACACTTTATTTCGTAAGCGGATAAATTAGTAAAATGTATTAGTAtctaactaggataagacccgcgccttgcgcgggattaagttattatttttattatattttggagaatgaaacaatagtttggcttcatttggattacgggtgttcaatccggatatcggattggtttcggttcggttcggttttttcggtatttggttagtaaaatataactactattctaaatccatatgtactttgattttagtctttcacatattttgaaagatttcaactggacgactaaattgatcagccaattttgttgctttaaatcattagtgtttatatatatatatatatatatatatattatttagtttgaatatttattaaataaaaattcatatgcgttatattttatgatcatttgtaacttattataacaaaaaaataatctattgatcacaaaattttcagagtgggaatattcaaatttctaataatatatagacgttttgaaaaattcaaatataacatataagaaaaaatataaatgtttttattatatatttaatgtgattttttaatatctttcaataatataaaattaaaaaaaaagaactaagataccaaaattgttatcaaatatttattattcataataattaattttcatatatacgttaatcatattaggtaatttcgtagattctaattaaggaaagtgcaaaaaaaaatttggtagattatttatcaattcgatagttagtttaataaaaaatataatgtaagtcaagatggaccaacctatttttctaagaatagtatattttatatagtcatttattaaatgagaatttataatcatacagttcaataatcattcatatcattttataactgaatatttaaatcatcaataacaaaattttcaatgtgaaatctttaataagtttataatttataaatgtttttgaaaattcattgaaagttttaatattaaaatatttatgtaatcttatggtatat belongs to Brassica rapa cultivar Chiifu-401-42 chromosome A07, CAAS_Brap_v3.01, whole genome shotgun sequence and includes:
- the LOC103845936 gene encoding high mobility group B protein 4, whose amino-acid sequence is MKGGQSKAEATSTDQRLKTRGRKKKTATKDPNKPKRPPSAFFVFLDDFRREFKEANPNNKSVAAVGKAAGAKWKSMSEEEKAPYATKAETRKSEYNQSMQEYNMKLANGTSRGEDDESKSEVDEAGGASDEEEEDDD